In one Hemiscyllium ocellatum isolate sHemOce1 chromosome 29, sHemOce1.pat.X.cur, whole genome shotgun sequence genomic region, the following are encoded:
- the smfn gene encoding small fragment nuclease translates to MLRLRVLGAGFKAAGVSIPCSRPFWDFAPCPGCLRSAYPCFQSPLSRSEREPLSPSSDSLLLARSHATMAAQSMAKRMVWVDLEMTGLDIEKDKIIEMACIITDADLNILAEGPHLIVNQPNELLDGMSEWCTEHHGKSGLTQAVRDSKISLQQAEYEFLSFVRQHTPPGLCPLAGNSVHADKKFLDKYMPQFMKHLHYRIIDVSTIKELCRRWYPDEYEDAPKKKASHRALNDIRESIKELQFYRTHIFKETKADEKKRKTHLENGDNNQQES, encoded by the exons ATGCTGCGACTGCGCGTTCTCGGTGCCGGCTTTAAAGCCGCCGGCGTGTCCATCCCTTGCAGCCGGCCGTTCTGGGACTTTGCTCCGTGTCCCGGCTGCCTCCGCTCGGCCTACCCCTGCTTCCAGTCCCCGCTCAGTCGCAGCGAGCGGGAGCCGCTTTCACCCAGCTCCGACTCGCTCCTTTTAGCGCGGTCACACGCCACCATGGCAGCCCAGAGCATGGCCAAGAGGATGGTCTGGGTGGATCTGGAG ATGACTGGATTGGATATAGAAAAAGATAAAATCATAGAAATGGCATGCATTATAACTGATGCAGATTTGAATATTTTAGCTGAG GGTCCACACTTGATTGTTAACCAACCAAATGAGCTATTGGATGGCATGTCAGAGTGGTGTACAGAACATCATGGAAAG TCAGGCCTCACACAGGCAGTGCGTGATAGCAAGATCAGCCTGCAGCAAGCAGAATATGAATTTCTGTCTTTTGTACGTCAGCATACGCCACCAGGCCTCTGTCCTCTTGCAG GAAATTCAGTCCATGCTGATAAAAAGTTTTTGGACAAGTATATGCCACAGTTCATGAAGCACTTGCATTACCGAATAATAGATGTTAGCACTATCAAAGAATTGTGCAG ACGCTGGTATCCAGATGAATATGAAGACGCACCAAAGAAGAAAGCATCACATCG AGCACTAAATGACATCCGTGAGAGCATCAAAGAGCTACAGTTTTACAGGACacatatatttaaagaaactaAAGCAGatgagaagaaaagaaaaactcATCTAGAAAATGGTGACAATAACCAGCAAGAGAGCTAG